In a single window of the Mus musculus strain C57BL/6J chromosome 6, GRCm38.p6 C57BL/6J genome:
- the Clec12a gene encoding C-type lectin domain family 12 member A isoform X1 has protein sequence MSEEIVYANLKIQDPDKKEETQKSDKCGGKVSADASHSQQKTVLILILLCLLLFIGMGVLGGIFYTTLATEMIKSNQLQRAKEELQENVSLQLKHNLNSSKKIKNLSAMLQSTATQLCRELYSKEPEHKCKPCPKGSEWYKDSCYSQLNQYGTWQESVMACSARNASLLKVKNKDVLEFIKYKKLRYFWLALLPRKDRTQYPLSEKMFLSEESERSTDDIDKKYCGYIDRVNVYYTYCTDENNIICEETASKVQLESVLNGLPEDSR, from the exons ATGTCTGAAGAAATTGTTTATGCAAATCTCAAAATCCAGGACCCtgataaaaaagaagaaacccaGAAGTCTGACAAATGTGGGGGAAAAG TATCCGCCGATGCTTCCCATTCACAGCAAAAAACAGTCTTGATTCTGATTCTTCTATGCCTTCTGCTGTTCATTGGAATGGGGGTCTTAGGAGGCATCT ttTATACAACTTTGGCAACAGAAATGATAAAATCGAATCAATTGCAAAGGGCCAAGGAAGAACTTCAGGAAAATGTTTCCCTACAGCTGAAGCACAATCTCAACAGCTCCAAGAAAATCAAGAACCTTTCTGCCATGCTGCAAAGCACAGCCACCCAGCTGTGCCGAGAGCTGTATAGCAAAGAACCAG AGCACAAATGTAAACCATGTCCAAAGGGTTCAGAATGGTACAAGGACAGCTGTTATTCTCAACTCAATCAGTATGGAACATGGCAAGAGAGTGTCATGGCCTGCTCTGCTCGGAATGCCAGCCTCCTGAAGGTTAAGAACAAGGATGTGCTG gaatttataaagtacaagaagCTACGCTATTTTTGGCTTGCATTGTTGCCCAGAAAAGATCGCACACAATATCCACTAAGTGAGAAGATGTTCCTCTCTGAAGA GTCTGAAAGAAGCACAGATGACATAGATAAGAAGTACTGCGGATATATAGACAGGGTCAATGTTTATTATACATACTGCACTGATGAGAACAATATCATATGTGAAGAGACAGCCAGCAAGGTGCAGTTGGAAAGTGTGTTGAATGGCCTCCCAGAGGATAGCAGGTAG